The Nostoc sp. 'Peltigera membranacea cyanobiont' N6 genome contains the following window.
GAGAAGAGTCGTTTGTTTGACAAAGGGATGAACAGCAGTGGGAATCTTCCCTGTTCGGTGAAGATAGAATTTCGGCATGATAATTAACCTAAGTATTAATCTAGTAAATTAGCAATTTCTATGGGTAATTGGGAAAGTATTTGTTCGGCATGAAACAGGGCTGTATACGTCATATACGCCATTTTCTACCTGTTTGGAACAACTTCCATCTGTTAATTAATCCAGCGTTTTGTTGTTGCTGCGACTATTTTCAAGCGATACTCTGTGTGGGAGTAGCTGTCACCATCGCTGCATCGGTGATACATAATTTATATTGTGAATTAATCGCCTACCTTCTCATAGAAAGCCGTAACCTGTAGCGTCCTAATATGTGGGGCTATGAGATTGTACTGCCTAGTAGTTGTAGAAATATTCATAAAAACACTTAATCTGTGCCTCGCAGATGTACAAAATTTACAAGTCAACTTCGGCGGGCATTCTGACTCACAAGGCAAACCTTGATTACAGCTGCGGGACAGCGCCGGATTCACACCGGACTTTCCCCGTTTCCTCTAGCGGCTGTTCCCCACTAGAACCGAGATCCCCCTGCATGTTAACACAACTGTGATTTGCTTGCATAAAAATTAATGGTCGTTCTATACTGGCATTCGTCATTAATCGGGGCAAGTTTCATTCTTTCCCAAAGCTTGCTCTAAATTTTCAACCCAACAAATTTTTTAGGGTTGCCAGCATTTTGTGACATAACGCTCACAATTTTTTGACATAGCCAAATCTAGTTACAGCAATTTGAGATCAAGCCCGCTACAAAAGTGGTAAATTTTAAAGATATAAAAAAGAAGATTATTTAGAAATGGTATCAGACTCGAATGGCACTAAGAAAAGCCCAAAGACTTGTGGTTTATTTAAGCTAGTTAGCTCATTTTGCTTTGCGGGAGTTGGCATTGAATCACCTTACCGCGTTTTGTACCGCATCTTCCCCAATAAAAGTTCCTGTGTGACTTCTATCTAATCGACCATCTTCCATGTATACAATACGATTGGCAATATCTAAAATACGATTATCATGAGTCACTAGCAAGATGGAACACCCTTGTTCTTTGGCTAGTTTTTGCATTAAATCTACAACATCGCGACCAGTCTTACTATCTAAAGCAGCAGTAGGTTCATCAGCCAGAACTAAACTGGGAGAGTTTACCAAAGCACGAGCAATTGCAACCCGCTGTTTTTGTCCGCCAGAAAGGTTTTCTGGATAGCTATTAATTTTTTGTCCTAATCCAACAGCTTCAAGTATAGATTTTGCTCGGCGTTGAGCCTTCTGCTTAGTCATCCCAGGTTGGATTTGAAGCGACATTTGGACATTCTGTTGAGCTGTTAAAAAACTCAGCAAGTTATGTGCCTGAAAAATATAGCCAATATTACGTCGCACTTGCACTAATTGGTCTTGAGTAGCTCCGCATAGCTCTTGCCCAAAAACTTTTAGACTACCGATTTGGGCTGAACGTAAAGCACCAATTAAAGTTAGTAAAGAAGTCTTACCAGATCCTGATGGCCCAGTCATAATTACAATTTCGCCCGGTTGAATTTTTAGATTAATATCAAACAAAATTTGTTTACGTAAGACTCCTCGACCGTAGTAATGGCTGAGGTTTTCAATATTAACAAGAGGTTCTGACCGCATAATAAAACTATAGGAAAGGATATTAAAATATGTCAGCCGGGTCTGCTTCTCGGAGCTTGCGTATAGCGATGCTACCAGAGACAAAGCACATGACAAATGTCAAAACTAGCACTAGCAAGTTTTTATCAAGCTGCATAAACATCGGCAAGAGTGTGGCAGTGCGGGTGAGTTCATATAAACCCCAAGCAATTAGTACTCCAGGCAAAAATCCTAGCGTGGCTAAAATCATTGCTGCTTGAAATACAACACCAGAGAAGAAGGAATCTTTGTATCCGATCGCTTTGAGTGTGGCATACTCAGGGAGATGATCGTTAACGTCAGTATAAAGTACTTGATAGACGATAATCGTCCCGACAAAAAAGCCCATAACTGTACCAAGTATAAAAGTAAAACCAATAGGCGTGCTGCCGCTCCAGTAGTTTACTTCAAATTTTTTGTATTCTTGTTTCGATAGCACTTTTACATCTTTGGGTAAGTTTGCCCTCAAATTTTTCAACACTTTTTCTGCATCTACACCTGGCTTGAGTTTAATCAAACCGATATCAATTAATCCTGCGGTTCTCCGCTCTTCAAAGATTCTTAAAAAATTTAGATCGCTGGTGATTAAAGTACCATCCGAACCAAAAGTAACTCCTAATTCAAATAAACCACCAACATTAATTCGCCGTTCCTCTACCTCTGTAATTACGCTTTTTTTCTGCTTAAATAAAGTGCTAATCGGCCCAAATTCAGTCCGCGAACCCCAATCGAATAAAACTACATCAGGCATTTTAATCTTATCTAGATTTTCAGCTACCCCTGGCATGTTAAATACTTGATTGTCAGGATTAATTCCATAGATCCGAATATTGCGGGTAATACTAGGATTTTGCGGATTTTTCCAGATTCCAGAATCTACGTAGATAGGGCTGACAGATTCTACTCCTTGAAAGCCCAATACTTGGTATAGCCGCCGTTGGGAAAATGGTTTCATGGCAATTAAGGCCACTGATCGGGGACTAATCAGCACAATATCGCCTTGTAGACTGCTGTGCATACCAACTGCACTATCAAATAGAGCAGTTAGAAATCCCATCTGCATGAACATTAGTACCACGGCAAAGCTGATACCTGAAATGGCCACGAATAGCCTCGTCTTCTCCCGGATCAATTGCAACCATGCCAGAGGAATTTTATTACCATCGAGAAAGGATAAATTAAAACCTATCATTGCATCACATAAGTTAATTTGATTGTAATGTTTAGAACTTAAAATTGAGAACTTCTACTTTTCTAAATTGATAAAATACACCACTCCCAACTCCCCATTCCAAAATTAAGGATTGATTGCTACTTCTACTTTAAGATTGATCAAACTCATAATTCGCTGACTGTCTTTCGGTAATAAACTGATTTTGACTTCAGCAACTCTGGCATCAACTGCTGCTGCTGGATCGTCATTGAGGACATCCCGCTTACCAATTTGGGGAATGATGCGGTATACTGTTCCCTGTAGTTTTCCAACAAAGGCTTTGTTAAGACTGGTGATAGTAGCTTTTTGCCCTATCTTCACTTTGGCAAGATCGTTTTCGTAAACTTCAGCGATTACGTCCATTTGCCTGGTTTGTCCAATATCTGCGATCGCTTTAGCACCAACCATCTCTCCTGCACGAGTATGAATTTTTAAAACTTGACCGTTCTGGGGTGCGGTGACAAAGGCAGTTTCTAAGTCTGCTTTGGCTTTCTGCTCAGATGCTACAGCACTAGCAATTTCTGCTTCAGCTTCCTGGATATCAGTCGGACGAACTTCTGCAATACTAGTTAGGGTAGATTTAGCTTGATTGAGTTGTCCCTGAATTGTTTCGACAATTTGGCGTTTTGAGTCTAGAAGTGAAGCAGAAATTGCTCCAGTTTCCTGTAGATATTTGTACCGTTGATGTTCTGTTTGGGCAATTCGTAATTCTGCCTCCAAGCGAGCGATTGTTGCTTTTTGCGCTCCTAAATCTCCCTCTTTCGCTCCGGCTTTGACTTTGGCTAGCCGTGCTTGGGCTACTTCAACTTGTCTTTGAGCCTGTTTCAAAGCAGCTTGCAATCGTTCGCGGCGATCGAGAACTGCGATTACCTGACCAGATTTCACCCAATCTGTGTCTTCCACCAATAGTTTCTCAACTCGTGCGCCTTCTAAGAAAGTGGGCGCTGAGACTTGAATTACTTCTCCGTGAGGTTCCAAGCGTCCTAAAGCAGTTATCGTCTCTACAACTTTTTGTGCTTGAGGCAAAGGGGTATGTATGCCAGTCTGATTCTCAACCCCGGTTTGGGAACTCACCTGTTTCCAAACCACAAATCCACCTATTCCCACTGCTGCTGTCGCTCCCAAGATGCCAGCCCATTGAACTATAGGTTTAATCAATGGTCTATGCTTTTTCTCAGTAATTAAAGAAACTTCTTGTTCAAACATAAAAATACCCTACTTTCTATTAGGTGGATATACACGTTTTTTCAAAAAAAAATTAGCTGTTCCGGGCTATTGAAACCGTAGTAGTCAAGCTTGAAAGCAATACATTAAAGCGTTCTTGACCTAAGCTCTCAACTATATCAGCTTGCGCTTGTTGCCATAATGGTAAGGCTTGCGCCAAAACAGAGCGTCCTTTATCCGTCAAGGTTACTACTCGCACCCGTCGATCCTCACCAGGATTAATTTGAATCAGTCCTTCTCTTTCGGGAGGCTTAAGGTTTCGCGTCAGCGTAGTTCGATCCATAACTAAACCTTCAGCTAAATCACCGATCGCTACTGAACCGAGAATTGAGATAGCAACTAGAATTGTCAACTGAGTAACCAGCAGACCACTTGGCTCTAGCTTTTCATCAAAAAGTTGTGTAACTGCTCTAGATGCTTTACGAAGGTTAAAGCAGGCGCAGGTATTCTCAATAGTAATCAACTGAGTCAAATCTAACTCAGTAGCTTGCTTTTCCATAAATGATTTTTTTTCATAATAATTAAGTGTATATACAATTAATTATTGCTTGTCAAGTTAATATTTACGATTAGCTCGACTTTATCCATTTGCTTCGCAACGCGATCGCTTCAGATGAAACCTTTGTAGGACAGTAATTTTACTTTTTTAACTTCATCCATAATCTGTGACATGGAAAAAGTATTTACTAAAAAGCCAGGGTTTTCGCCGGAGAAAGAAAACCGAGTTCTTAATTTTGGATAAAGCCAAACTTAGAGAATATCTGAAAAGTAAGAAAGCTTGCATAATAGTATTCTGTTGGTATAAAAATACTATAAGTATGGCATAGGATTTAAGATAGTATTCAATAAAACCAAGCATGTACTCAGTAAAGAAAATTAATTAAGGTGCGTAAAAGACACATACTGATTGATACTTTTGGCTTACTGATAGTTGCGATCGTTACTACCGCAGTTAAATAGTATACGGTGGTTTAAAGACAAAAATGAGTAATTTTTTTAAGATGATGCGATTAATAACACAAAAATTGCATTTTACATCTCTATTTTTGGCTAATTTTTAAGCATCAACCTGTCAATGATAGGATTAAAACCTTAGTATAAATTAATATATAATTTATATTTGTTTATAAAGAAACTTTAGAACCTATAAAAAACCAAAATTTACTTAATGTTAACCTTTCGTAAATTTACCAAGACTAAAATTGTCGTATTATTCAATTGCAAAAGTTAAATAAGGTAAGACTTATAATAAATAGATAGAGTTTCATTCAAAACCGTCGTTCTTAAAGATGATTTAGTCATTATTCGCTGTCGTAATTTTACTATTAATGCTAAATAGTTTATAGTAAATCTACTTCATTTTGTTGGTAAAAAGAAGACTTTAAGCCTTTTGTATAAAGTTTACAGACACATTTGCCGTTCTAGTTTTTCTTATACAGATGCATTTATGAAGTATTTTAAATACATCCAAAAAGTCCATCAAATTGTCAAAAAAAATGGAATTATATTGCACACAAAAAAGCCTATTGTTCAGATAGATTATCGGTGCTAAATGTTTAATAATAAAATCCAATTACAATAATCAATATTTATATATAGATTATGATTGCGTTAAAGTATAATTTTAAATCTTTACTCGTTTTATTTCGCAACCTAATATTTTCCTAAACTCAACCGGAGTTGAATTTATTCCGCTTGTATTTATGTTTGGGTAATACTTTGAGAAATCGGATTAAAATAGCCTAAATAATTGTTCATTTGAAAGGAATCTATCTATTTTAAAAATAAAATCATCCATCTCTGCTATTTTTGACCTACTGATTTTGCGTAAAACCAATGGAGGGAACTGATTAATCATATAGACGTGGCAGATTAAGCCCATAACACTTAACTTTTGCCTGCATCATAACTGTACAAGTGCAATTAGTTTAGTAATGACATACAGCAGAATTCTGAATTCAGAATGGGCTATGTCCTGCTGCGCTAACAGGATTAAAACACGCTTGATACCTGGGTAACAGACAAATCCTTATGTACCTCACCAACTTGAAATCTGCTGTATAACCCTATGTCAAGCAAAGCTAGTATTATTAATTACAATATTTTCGGAGAAGAGTGTGAAAAAAATTCTGGTGATTGAAGATACAGCCTCAACCCGAAACCTTTTTTTAGAAGGCATAAAAG
Protein-coding sequences here:
- a CDS encoding DevA family ABC transporter ATP-binding protein: MRSEPLVNIENLSHYYGRGVLRKQILFDINLKIQPGEIVIMTGPSGSGKTSLLTLIGALRSAQIGSLKVFGQELCGATQDQLVQVRRNIGYIFQAHNLLSFLTAQQNVQMSLQIQPGMTKQKAQRRAKSILEAVGLGQKINSYPENLSGGQKQRVAIARALVNSPSLVLADEPTAALDSKTGRDVVDLMQKLAKEQGCSILLVTHDNRILDIANRIVYMEDGRLDRSHTGTFIGEDAVQNAVR
- the devC gene encoding ABC transporter permease DevC; the encoded protein is MIGFNLSFLDGNKIPLAWLQLIREKTRLFVAISGISFAVVLMFMQMGFLTALFDSAVGMHSSLQGDIVLISPRSVALIAMKPFSQRRLYQVLGFQGVESVSPIYVDSGIWKNPQNPSITRNIRIYGINPDNQVFNMPGVAENLDKIKMPDVVLFDWGSRTEFGPISTLFKQKKSVITEVEERRINVGGLFELGVTFGSDGTLITSDLNFLRIFEERRTAGLIDIGLIKLKPGVDAEKVLKNLRANLPKDVKVLSKQEYKKFEVNYWSGSTPIGFTFILGTVMGFFVGTIIVYQVLYTDVNDHLPEYATLKAIGYKDSFFSGVVFQAAMILATLGFLPGVLIAWGLYELTRTATLLPMFMQLDKNLLVLVLTFVMCFVSGSIAIRKLREADPADIF
- a CDS encoding ABC exporter membrane fusion protein; amino-acid sequence: MFEQEVSLITEKKHRPLIKPIVQWAGILGATAAVGIGGFVVWKQVSSQTGVENQTGIHTPLPQAQKVVETITALGRLEPHGEVIQVSAPTFLEGARVEKLLVEDTDWVKSGQVIAVLDRRERLQAALKQAQRQVEVAQARLAKVKAGAKEGDLGAQKATIARLEAELRIAQTEHQRYKYLQETGAISASLLDSKRQIVETIQGQLNQAKSTLTSIAEVRPTDIQEAEAEIASAVASEQKAKADLETAFVTAPQNGQVLKIHTRAGEMVGAKAIADIGQTRQMDVIAEVYENDLAKVKIGQKATITSLNKAFVGKLQGTVYRIIPQIGKRDVLNDDPAAAVDARVAEVKISLLPKDSQRIMSLINLKVEVAINP
- a CDS encoding MarR family winged helix-turn-helix transcriptional regulator; its protein translation is MEKQATELDLTQLITIENTCACFNLRKASRAVTQLFDEKLEPSGLLVTQLTILVAISILGSVAIGDLAEGLVMDRTTLTRNLKPPEREGLIQINPGEDRRVRVVTLTDKGRSVLAQALPLWQQAQADIVESLGQERFNVLLSSLTTTVSIARNS